A part of Onthophagus taurus isolate NC chromosome 7, IU_Otau_3.0, whole genome shotgun sequence genomic DNA contains:
- the LOC111429348 gene encoding uncharacterized protein isoform X2: MEEMDESDIVSSLLIKLNLPEFIDEFKEKGIDIEVLKELTISDVDNLIPYEKFGKRIKFRCNLFKWKEENGYFTPLASTKSAAQSSVGSWLENIPLVISPAPDDSTPPTLWSEFTKESLEQTLKQTIKGQLVLKYFQQHQSLDKKHQTDLVHIIVECMFSDNKKITADVFEKYAKSIVELFPSEIQLKKVFVIHDFLHS, translated from the exons ATGGAAGAAATGGACGAGTCCGATATTGTAAGTTCATTGCTCATCAAGTTGAACTTGCCAGAGTTTATAGATGAATTCAAAG aaaaaggaATAGACATAGAAGTTCTCAAAGAACTTACTATATCAGACGTTGATAACTTAATACCGTACGAAAAATTCGGGAAACGAATTAAATTTCGATGCAATCTATTCAAGtggaaagaagaaaat GGTTATTTCACACCTTTAGCATCAACAAAGTCAGCGGCACAATCAAGTGTGGGTTCATGGTTAGAGAATATTCCGTTAGTAATTAGTCCGGCGCCGGACGat TCTACGCCGCCCACTCTCTGGTCCGAGTTTACCAAAGAAAGTTTAGAACAGACATTAAAACAAACCATTAAAGGTCAACTggtattgaaatattttcagcAACATCAATCCTTAGACAAAAAACATCAGACAGATCTTGTACATATAATCGTCGAATGTATGTTTtcagataacaaaaaaattaccgCTGATgtgtttgaaaaatatgctaaGTCAATAGTAGAGTTGTTTCCTTCTGAAATTCAG ttaAAAAAGGTTTTTGTTATACACGATTTCCTACACTCCtag
- the LOC111429348 gene encoding uncharacterized protein isoform X1, with translation MSQDGFSQIDLTAPGFASSQELFLLNSFDINLLNISTVEKALDPNVQPNEQPMDPNVESNAQQDPSLLNVAGSANVDDKNVKRLSLRRNSGNREHWRKVAGVWVPSEKYREERREARARSRRSQRKYVSVEPATPSKVEMTQSKVVTENESDKSNDSLALMAVSQHCSTVNRKYLKATKASSSSSKASLAPAPVTNSNIPNTEIPSLSPKVQVNVVLRRFDLRRFTITPVGAGVGFPRRFIQEIFTDWYKNYFCPTVLKFCDRNNLPKKSILLLDNALGHQENLETLETELDVKVIYMPSNTISVL, from the coding sequence atgtctcaagacggttttagtcaaattgatttaactGCCCCCGGTTTCGCCAGCAGCCAGGAGTTATTCCTGTTAAACAGTTTTGACATAAACCTGTTGAACATATCGACTGTTGAGAAGGCGCTGGATCCAAACGTGCAACCTAATGAGCAGCCGATGGATCCTAACGTGGAATCTAATGCGCAGCAAGATCCGTCGCTTCTGAACGTCGCAGGTTCCGCGAATGTCGACGATAAAAATGTGAAACGCCTTTCACTTCGTCGGAATTCGGGGAACCGTGAACATTGGAGGAAGGTTGCAGGTGTGTGGGTACCGTCAGAAAAGTATAGAGAGGAAAGAAGGGAGGCACGTGCTCGTTCGCGACGTAGCCAACGCAAGTATGTGTCAGTTGAACCAGCGACCCCGTCGAAGGTTGAAATGACACAGTCGAAAGTGGTTACCGAGAACGAGTCCGATAAATCCAACGACTCTCTTGCTTTAATGGCGGTATCACAACACTGTAGTACCGTAAACCGGAAGTATCTTAAAGCTACTAaggcttcttcttcttcttctaaagcttCATTGGCTCCTGCTCCCGTTACTAACTCAAATATCCCTAACACCGAAATTCCTTCGTTAAGCCCGAAAGTACAGGTAAACGTCGTTTTGCGCCGGTTCGATTTACGCCGATTCACAATTACGCCGGTTGGCGCCGGCGTGGGATTCCCCAGGAGATTCATACAGGAGATTTTTACAGactggtataaaaattatttttgcccTACTGTGCTTAAATTTTGTGACCGAAATAACCTTCCAAAGAAATCAATCCTCCTATTAGACAATGCCCTAGGACATCAGGAAAATCTTGAAACTTTAGAGACGGAATTGGACGTCAAGGTAATTTACATGCCCTCTAACACAATCTCCGTTTTATAG
- the LOC139430745 gene encoding uncharacterized protein, which produces MKLKFVDSFRFMALSLEKLGSFLEDNQCVQIRKYFRTEEQFRHIRQKGVFPYSVVDSFEKLNLTALPDRNSFYNQLCDDSITEENYCRAQTVWNLCNCRTLGEYSDIYLTSDVLLLADVFENFRTISMKYYSLDPCHYFTAPGFGWDALLRMRGVKLVLLTDIDMLHFFKNGIRGGLSMCTKRSAKANNKLMMEFDETKDPSYILYLDATNLYGHAMRRKLQTGGFRWLSDEEIQKLDIYNTEDDSEKGYVFEVDLEYPEAIHDEHNDLPFCPERIVPPGSKNAKLIANLENKTKYIIHYVNLKQCLKFGLKLTKIYRVLEFKQSNWMRSYIDFNSDKRAKAKNEFEKNHYKAMNNIVYGKTMENVEKRVDIRLVTHWECRHKKPGVEALIAKPNFKSSKIFCDNSIAVQLNVAEVRYC; this is translated from the coding sequence atgaaattgaaatttgtGGATTCATTTAGGTTTATGGCTTTATCGCTAGAGAAGTTGGGTTCATTTTTGGAAGACAACCAATGCGTTcaaatcagaaaatatttcaGGACCGAAGAACAGTTTCGACATATACGACAGAAAGGAGTTTTTCCGTATTCCGTTGTAGATTCATTCGAAAAGCTGAATCTTACCGCTCTACCAGATCGAAATAGTTTTTACAATCAATTATGCGACGATAGTATAAccgaagaaaattattgtcgTGCACAAACGGTGTGGAACTTATGTAACTGTCGCACTTTAGGCGAATATAGCGATATTTATTTAACGTCTGACGTTTTACTTTTGGCGGACGTGTTTGAGAATTTCCGAACCATCTCGATGAAGTACTACTCTTTGGATCCATGTCATTACTTCACAGCGCCGGGCTTCGGTTGGGATGCGTTATTACGAATGAGAGGGGTAAAATTAGTTCTATTAACGGACATAGACATGTTacacttctttaaaaatggtattcgcGGTGGATTAAGTATGTGCACTAAACGCAGTGCGAAggctaacaataaattaatgatggaATTTGATGAAACCAAAGACCCATCTTATATTTTGTATCTCGACGCTACGAATTTGTATGGACACGCAATGAGACGAAAATTACAGACGGGAGGATTTCGATGGCTATCAGATGAGGAGATTCAAAAGTTAGATATTTACAATACGGAAGACGATTCCGAAAAGGGTTACGTGTTCGAGGTAGATTTAGAGTATCCGGAAGCAATACATGATGAACACAACGATTTACCATTTTGTCCAGAACGGATTGTACCCCCAGgttcaaaaaatgcaaagttaatagcaaatttggaaaataaaacaaaatacatcatTCATTACGTGAATCTAAAGCAGTGTCTCAAGTTCGGATTGAAACTAACGAAGATTTACAGAGtattagaatttaaacaatccaaCTGGATGCGGAGCTACATCGATTTCAATTCCGATAAACGTGCGAAAGCtaagaatgaatttgaaaaaaatcattacaaagcaATGAATAACATCGTATACGGTAAGACAATGGAAAATGTCGAAAAGCGAGTGGATATAAGACTAGTTACCCACTGGGAATGTCGTCATAAGAAACCGGGTGTGGAAGCCCTAATagctaaaccaaattttaaatcttcaaaaatattttgcgatAATTCGATAGCCGTTCAATTGAACGTCGCGGAAGTTCGTTATTGCTAA
- the LOC111429132 gene encoding acyl-coenzyme A thioesterase 13-like, translating into MSALEKVNRLLKSGKGFYKILDKVQVISTKNGYCKAEVKIDQEHTNPMGGLHGGFSATLIDAISIASLRTIVDDNMMHLSKEMNLIYTKAARVGDEIIIEGKTIKRGDEIFHLEAEVKNKKTGDLLVRGTQIVYLKPKNL; encoded by the exons ATGTCTGCTTTAGAAAAGGTGaatcgtttattaaaatcTGGAAAAgggttttataaaattctggacaag GTTCAAGTAATTTCCACCAAAAATGGTTATTGTAAAGCAGAAGTAAAAATTGACCAAGAACACACAAATCCAATGGGAGGATTACATGGTGGGTTTTCAGCAACTTTAATTGACGCTATCAGTATTGCCAGTTTAAGAACGATAGTTGATGACaacatgatgcatttatcCAAAGAAATGAATCTAAT ATATACAAAAGCTGCAAGAGTTGGGGATGAAATTATAATAGAAGGTAAAACTATTAAAAGGGGTGACGAAATCTTTCACTTGGAGGCagaagtaaaaaataaaaagacgGGAGATTTATTAGTTCGGGGAACTCAAATAGTTTACTTAAAACCAAAGAATCTTTAG